The stretch of DNA tatgcACAAGAATCAATTTATGTTCGATGAAGTGTAAACATGAATGGGTTATGCACTCGACAAAAGATTAAAGGAACAAAGTCGAAATTTTTGGTTGATGCTTTAAATGCTgtaatttcgtgaaaaatcatTGCGAGGAGATGGGATGTACATTGTTTTAAAGTTTGACCTTTCAAGTATGATTTAAGATTGCAAGGTGTGATGATACTCACAAATATACATACGCATtcccacatacacacatactccTTACTCACAAACTCACGAAGGGACTGGACCGTTCGTTCCGAGAGTTCGCATAGtgttttgtacttctggtacaatTTGCGATGGAGTGCtcttctaatttactccaaactttgatcgatcagctaaaaaaatgaaaaaaaaacttccacaGGGGTTTTGACACTAGGTTGAAAATTTTCCTGTAGACATTGGAACTTAAtgcaatatttgcagaattacagaagATTTTCGAAGCACTACAGACAAAAttattttgacacttttttaaatcgatgcaaaaaaatcattttttttttcgtcaaagcaacaaattaacCTTGTAAGGGAAAAGGGggaaatttggaccacctaagcaaatcgcctaatatttccaaaccaatacggtctaaatataaaatgacacattgtatactaagctacacttattttctctcaattaataatgtttaatcattataacaagcttcaaattaccaaatatatcatataataaaagagatgatttttggacattaaaatttgatgcggggtgatttggtccagtgtgtgtttcatcgaaaaaaacatacttatgtttatgtatagtattttggaataatgttacaatcagtaacagtgttctgggatcgataccaggtgtcttggttaGATTCCAgatcagaaaaattggattgagaccatctcgaattctatatggatcttttcactgttgttcgagcattttcaaacactttcgatgcatggtgaaagaaaatccgttcttgatggcctgcgttgctctttcaagctcctccttcttccaacgttgtctgcccatcctctttttgtaattcagcggcatctggaatcaattagaccaaagaaaagcctcaaaccggtaggaccaattcaccccacagaaacgtgtccatgtcaccccacacaacatgtaaaaattaaaatgcaattaattccatttattgttatcaagctgacagtttcgctgcatcaaattgttcctctcctGTAGACGAAgaaaactttactgcacaataaacgaagagtttgtttaatcagctggaaaaaccttaaaaccacgatcggaaaactaacattttttgacaatcaaagtgcctgttgtgttcatgctaccgtttccttccacctgtcgaattttaccaaagtttttttacgttaggtacatacggttcaacaatagaaggagatgacattataaaaaatccaagttgagccgtacttttcgagataaacgggtggtccaaatcaccccgtatgtccaactcaccccgtgttaccctagagaatttattggagttctcAAAACTGCCTTCCGATTTTCGGtgcgataattatttattgaattttctatcacaatgaattgaaacatattacCAGAACGTTTTAgggatcaaatgaaagctggttgaaaaAGTTATTTGGGTTTGCTGTTGACCTAGTTAACAAACAATTGTGTTAGTcctaaaatctttgaaaaatcagaaaaaaataatttttttagttcttctcgatatttttgtgCACTATAGCTACACACTCCAAGATAAAAATGATGTCCATAGATTCTTACAAaacttcatgcgttgatttttcaagaagttacaCCATtccaaaaatcacctaaaaatttcgaattcgcactctgttcctatAACTTCTTTGTCAAGTGTATATCTAAATAAAAATACTTTTATTTTCCGTAGAACTTTCTAAAATTTCTATATCTTGACAACTAAACATCctccggtcaaaatgaccggtttggTGGAAATAAGTATATAAcaactgttgtttttttttgccgagTGTGTTTTGGAATTGACATGAATGTCTCTCCCGATCTTGGAATCTGAGTATACTGACTCTCTTTATTCTGGGTATCTTGCAAATCAAGTTCAGTACCAAAGTGTCATCGCCCTGAATATATAGAATCTCCATAAATTCAAGAGATAAAATCTGTAAAACAAAAATGGCAATAAATCACCCGGACAAAGATCCGAATAGTCAAAGTGTCGCAAATAAATTTGCATTTGTCGTGTTTGTCGTGCAGGTTTGAAGACatctcttcattttgaagacatttgacttactgtgaagacatttgaagttgtgaatacattttgaagacactatgaagtatgtgaagacatttcagtatgatagtgtATGTGGATTTTTGGAGGATACTTTTCCCATAAAATTCTTACTATCGACCGAAAATATCGTCGAAAGAAGTAAGGCTTTTGTCTCAGTATCATCCGCTCGCATTTTTATCAgtgttatatttttaattttatcctaagtGATCAAAGGAGACTTTTGTCTCGGTGTCATTCACTCGCTTTTTTCACGATCACTTAATAAATCGAAGGTTTACCCGTTACAAaccgtttcaataattaattttatGGATATGGCTAGAGTTACAACGAAAACTCCAAAGCAGCAATAAACTAattcagttatttataaaaaatatttgacaAATGAGAGTCATCCATTCTATTTTTGCACTTTGATTTTTCGTGCATTCCAGCCTGATATAACTCTTTTAACAGTTCCGATTTTGTGGAAGAATTGGGCGATATTCACTCAATATACGGTTTATCAAGTCAATCATCATTtctaaactaataaaatttagtttagttagtttagttgCGCAACATATCCTTTGTtcatatttattgaaataaacaaacaaacattgtattcagtgccgaaaatattcacgttcacgacactcaaatacggcgaatttcagcctgccttgtattgataacctagtgctcaagcgagagtcgataaatatgaacaCTATCAATGAGCACAAGtgtaatgaacatcaacatcagcttgccgtGAAGTTCACTTTCcatttgcatcttcattttcgtcatgatattcgtaacgtaAAAGTTGAaaatcattgcgtgttagtgaaaatcaaagcaagaaattcaacgtcaaccaattgagagtgaaatcgattaatggtataGCATAGCCATTCATCacaccaaataatttttcttggTGATTTCGGCAACAGAATGTATAGATAACTCTTGCTATGTTTCATGAATTTACTCCCGATTGGccggaaatggcatacaccctttattatatgggcaatgggtgagcggaaaacaaacataatcttgttttgattgttttgaTACGCTCAACACCGAAGaacggtcaacgctcaacgaaaacTATTGTTGCCTTTTCCGGATTCCTGGTCCATTCTTTTGttctaaatatggaaatcaaacacgttttcaataaaaattcactgcaagcgatgaagttcaacttaacgttcgtgataatcacatgACACTGTTGACAGTAATAAAAGTGCCTGAATGTAGGCTTTCCGAAATTCGTCCatgctgttttcgttcaatatatcAGACAAAGGTCTCGCGTCTCGACTCAtatgttatactcattatgacagatatggtgttgagtttcaacagaagagaattcatacCACACTGGGGAAAAGCTAATtctttcattcgtgaataaattttgataacttGTGACACTGGttgtaatgtcatgacaatgcattgcgttttggaCTGGCAAAAGCGAAGCCTTGCTCGGCATAGAaacctcaactaagtactaataaaaattactGAATTCTGAAAATAGGATGGGGAGCTCCGTATGAACTGTGTGTGtggacgatgaattccagattagtGTTGTCTCGTTACCATCCGACGTTGCAACTGATGGGCAGTATTTTCTATCCACTATTCGTCTCAGTTAACTACTCGTGAGGTGTTACTATTCAACTTGCATTTCATTTCAATGGTATTGTAACATGAATGGATtaaattgatgatgattggagACCTACTTTGTAACTTCTAACCCTAGTATCGTTTGTCGAGCTTGTTTAACTACTCCAAATGATCACAGATGGTAACTAGAAAATAAATCACCATTGATCGGAACAGGAAAAGGAAACGATATCAAAACTTACTTCAACGAACACACTCTAATGTACAAgtgtataatatttatattttagagTTCTTATGCAGGCAAGAAAGAGGGGAAAAAACCACTTGAAACAGCAAAGGTGACAGTTGCCGGAATTTACAGGCAAATGTACAAAGCAGATTGTATTTACACGAAGAAAAAGTTTTCATACCCTTTTAGCAATCTTCTCGTTTACACATCAATGTGCACCCCGTCCCCAATTCGTTTACCCTACTCTACTAAGTATAAAAATTTGGCGTTATTCAGTTTTCGTTATTTAACACTCTCTGTTGTCGCAATTATTATCGTTAAACTTACCTGCTTCGCGCTTGCGTTCAGCACTCGAGATGTTTACCTACGGATCACTGAAAAAATGTCGTTGCTTTTTGACTATTGCACGAAAGTATGTGGCGAACGAGTTCAGGATGGTGATTATTTTAGTATACTTCAATTGCCAACTTTTGGGTTTCTGAGTTCATCAAATCGAACCATCACCATCCCGAGAACTTGCAACCACGCCACAGCCACAACATTTCGTTGAATAACTTTATCGCTTGGTGGCACCCGCATCCCTCTGTCTACTGGTTGACGTCCGTATCCACCGCCGGCTCGACACGGATATCGACAACGTCCGCCCCGACGTCTATCGTCATCACTCGCTCGTCGTCGCAGTTCTCCGAAATGGGAAACTGAACCTTATCCGAGTCCCCGTAATTCGGCATGATGATGCAAACGAACGGCCGTCCGGTAACGCTGTCCCGCGGGTGCACCGTTACCGGCAGGTACCGATCGGTTGAACCCTCGACGAATGTGCACAGCCGCTGGAAAACTTCGGGGTAGTGTTTGCGCAGAACGACACCGCGCTGGCGCAGGATGTTCTGAATGTTCTGCGAGACTGCCTCGCGacttttttgtgttgttttggatagaatattgaacgaaaggATCAACACGTCGGTAGCGTTCTCTTTCTTTGGGAACTGCCGCTCGATGGGGGAATTGCTGATTTCGTTGATAACAGACTTGCACAGCTTCAGCTTGGCACAACGTGATACCAGCTGCCGTTCCCACTTGACCGGAGCGGTGGCATTCCCCGGGGCTTCCGAAACGACACAAATCGCTACGTAGGTCAACATTTTTGAATCCGGCTTGTACTCGGTGCTCAGCTTGAGCAGTTCCGAATACAGCTCCGGGCCCATCTCCGACGGGAGCAAGTCAGGCCAGCGCACGTACGACACTTCACCCAAACACTGAAAACCCTGTTTTATGAAGGAGTCCGCATTCTCAGGACTGCGAAACAGTATTCTAACAACACCTCGTCCTTGCGACAAGTAGCCCCGTCTCGCCAGTCGGCTGAGGTGGCGCAAGGTGTCCGCATCGTCCTTGCAGGTGGACAAAACCAGCCGACAGAGTGCGGAGATTCGCGAGTGCAGACACGCCTTCCGATGTTTCTCCCAGTGAGCCCTCCGGCATTCCCGCGAACAGTACAGATGCGAACAGTTGTGGCAGCTTTTGTAGGACTTCTTCGCCTCGGCAATCGTCGCCGTGGCGTCACATTTCGGATAGCGACACTTCAGGGGTTCCCCGTGGCTCTTGTGGGTCGTGTCGCACGAATCCAACGAGACCCGTCGGCTGTGGTTTTCTTTGCCGGAGCTTGCAGCACTGCTACTGATCGCACCGGAACCACCGCTATCGTTCCGTCTCCGGCCGGCATCACCCTCGCTGCGGCGTCTGATTTGCGCGGGTTCGATCTGGAGCGTGTGATTACTGGAAGCTGTTGGCGTTAGACAGGAGGAATTAGCTAAATCCACTGGGGGGCAGGCAGAGGGACACAAATGTTTtagtttgtttttgttgttgttgtcgggGAATGTGGAGGGATATTCGGATTCACGACAATGGGTTTCGGTGGGTTATCGGACGAACGACGGCAGGACGAGATGATATACAGATAGTGatgaagagagaaaaaagagaaaaagagaaagagagaaaaacaaAGATAACGATACACTGTTCATTTGAGAGTTGGATGCTACAGCAAACCCAGATGCAGGTTGAAATGTTACATCAGGAATCGGGGATCGATGCAGCTAGGGTTTCCACCACCAGTATTATATGTATCATAAGTCATGTTCAAGAAGAACATAGAAACAAAACGAATATACGTAATTATACAACGAGATTCACGGTGTAAAAAGTTTAATTTTGATTAGATACATATTTACATTATAGCGAATCAGCGTCTAAGACGGTTTTTGTTGATCTTATGTGCGAATTTGAATTGGCTATAAATAAGAGTTGAAACGGATATTAGCTAGCTATCCGTTATCCAATTTTACTATCCGGCCGACTACTCAATATTCAGCCGAACAGCGAATGTACcgaataaattcaatattttcttATCCACTCTCGAAATAGCATAGCATAGAAACAACATTTATTTATAATTAAAGAGACGAAATTTGatcattgatattcatcacttACCAAAAATATACTTATTATAACTTAGTACTCAAAATTAACTTCAACATCAACTAGGTTGATTGTGGAAGCTCCTTCGAGCAGACCACCAGACCATCAAAAATTGGATTACATTAGAGTGTTTTCCAGTAACACAACCTCGATCCTTTTTTAACCCCTTTCACGTGCGTAATTTTTGCATAACGTCTTATAGCATTTCTCGAACGCAAAACTGAATATTAGCTTATAAATTCAAACTGTTAGCCACCTTAGAAACATAAAGTAACCTATTTGTAAACAATTGACCAAATTATCTCGTTTTCTGAACATCGAGGCCTTTTTCAGTCGAAGGATCCGTGATTCACGTGAATGGTCACAGTCACCAATGTGGAACGAATAAATTTTGTTCAACTAAACTTTGATATATTTATTTCGAATGTGCATTTCAAAATATGAGCACTTTGCAGATGTGTGCGAGTAGAATGATTCCTTCATTTTAATTTTAGTGTATGCTCTCCAGTCCTCGTTAGAAAATGGCGTCCAAGCAGAAGGAGCTATTCTTGAACATTTTGTAAGCGCAATGCAAGAAAAGATGGTCGGGGGACGTAAGTCAACTGTCAGGAAGCTTCATAGGGAGTAACTCTAAGGTCGGAAGCTGCACCGTTGACGAAAAAAGTAGGCAACACCTCTCAATCCGATTTCGGATACGAGTTGAGAGCTTTGCACACAATAATGCTGCGCGCCATGAAAGGTATGCGCCATGAAAGGTACAAGAAGGTGAAAACTACGAATCGCGACGTCAGGCAGGACATGGCGGCCGAACAAAGATCCCAAGGATGCGTACCGAGCTACTCACGAGGTTCTATTGCGTTGTTATGGACGACGTAATGCAAAATCGGACTTGTACAACCAGCATTTGTATGTCAAGGAATGGCCTCATCAAATACTCTGCCCCGTAGAATGATATTGGGTCAGGAAGAACTTGAAGAAGTCGCTGTACTAAACGTAAATAGCTAAAAATAGCGGAAGGCCCGGATGTTTTAATTCGGCAATGCGGAATTTTTAATGGTCTTTTTTTTATACAatattacatgaaaaaaaatcaatgaatatATATTCAAAATAAACTACACATTTTTCATCGAACAAATTTTGATCGTTCAACCCTATATATACCCAAAAATCAAGTAACAGACTACTTTGAGAAGTCAACCTGGATTGTGGAGATTAAACGTATACATCGACATATTAGATCAGATTCTAGTTATTTACTACTgtgataataaaataaaatttgcaCCATTCCTATGTCTCTACAAAATTCAATGCGAATTGTCTTCTTCTGTCAGCTCATTCAAGGCGCATGTCGATTTTCCCTTCACGACTCCAACGAATTAAAATCTATTAGTTTCTGGTGCATATGTGGATAAAGCACAATTAACAACCTATTATTATCCTTTTCAGTCTTTGTTTGCGTGGAAAACTTCTAGCTCAATGGCGTCTGAATTATCAGTAGGAGAAATCCAGACGAACGGAAAAATTTCCGATATCCCTGTACACTGTTGCCATTTCTTAAGTTTCGAGTCACCATGTAACatgctgtcaaaacaaacaacaaatcaaAACTGGTCAGTGTGATAATCCATAACTAATGGTTTCTATTTCATGTTGAACTCCTATTATTCCAGACACGTCTTCCCAACTTTGCCAATTACTGTATTTTATCATTTATTCAACGATGTACAATGATATAAATTGCATTCTGAAGATAAGATTGTAGTCTCTACCATCAAAATTCTCTGTTGTTTTTGACATGTAATGAATCTTTAACACACTCTTCTCAGAGctttctttttggctttagTATCCGTTTCGCCGCTACGAGGAACAGGAGAATTGTTCATCAAGTCCAATGTGACTATGAGACAGAGGGATTATAATCCAATGGTGTTTGATTAATTcacattattttctttttttctctacaatggCACTAACCACTTGGCCTCGGAAACACTATATTCATTTTCATAGATTCTGAGTTAAAACCAGCAGTAGCGTATTGACTTCCTGACTGATTATATTAAACTCTTCTGTTTCTCGATTACGCCTCGTTACCATagcagttcggctgaaaagtttataaggtaacacagtaaaactatttttttgttgaaaaattcaatattattattcaacataattgccttcgagggcgatacagcaattatagcgatcttgcaacttttcgataccatttttatagtacttttccgatttttcctcaaaataggactcagtttcggtaatttgGTAATTTCGGTAAAATTCCGCAGTTGCAATAGCTGGAGCAGAGTCCGGATAACGTTTGTCAAGCCATGCTTTGATttcactgtatttttttttcatcaaaaaaacaatgctttatcaatacacgaaattcggatttttccatttttttcacaataacaaaagttgcttcactctcaatgctatAATTCACGAactaatcgaccgattgctgtcaaattttgacacgtatccattggaagatggtgctttgtgttagtgaagtagatttttgcaagaggcgtcatctagacgtcaaccttatgaacttttcagccgaactgttatatatGCTATAGTAATATAAGAGCAAACaaaagacacattgcaaataaacaCACATTAAAGTTTTTCACATATTTTACCACATACACTGCCCAGACTGAAAAGGATATAGATTTACGTTTATGATCGCCTTTATAcccttagaaaacactttccaacttcattttataatgaagtgtaatattatcacgcagcACCATTGGCTATGTGgacagcgtggtcgtgtaaaacagccttggttcgatctccgttgacatcgtttgtatttttttcttattgggtacaatcccaagctgacgttcagtctaagagaaagagatatctgctcccatacatacaaaccttttaGAGCTTTTGTAAAAGGTGTttctatttgttcatttcacactTCAGcaaacgaaaaagcattttttctgccgacGCTAGTTTGAGTGTAGAAAAGAAGCTACGAGCGGAAGTGGACAACGGAGGCTTTCTACATGGAACTCTCCGTTGGAGAACTTCGCGTTCACAGCAGGCCGAGGatggaagctacccaaaatcacaattatcATAATCATATGACCAAATTCAATTACGGCTGATTTTTTGAAAGGGATCATTCTTTCAAAACATCGTTATTCAAAATCTAGAagtctgattgaaatatgatgtttgacaaacttgttggaaaataaatgaacCATTTAGGAAAATATAGcattttaaatgtactgttaAAAAACCATACTCggaaattgaattaaatattaaaaacttttatactaTTATCAGAAAGTACCAAGAATTTTACATTTACCGTGTTTGCGAGAAccggtttatttttttttcttatattggTACGACCTTAAGGCGCACATCTGTCAGGTTTAAGTGCCATCCGATCATCAGTACattgatgcttctgaatccggacactttttcattacattcaatattatgCCAAAACCATGAAATTTTTCGCATGTTGAAttgatgtgactgatagttactattgtgtcaatttagttttgTGTCAAACATggtacctagctgttaacaagAATATGTTAGAAATCAAAAAccaatgtgaatttcacaaaccaaTGTTCGgaaaaaaagcacattcagaaaatgattttaaatccggacggttaaaagttgacgattaaatttctcattgaaggagttgcataagtgTATGTTAGATGCCTTAGTATgtagtatggagtatggagcaAAGATGTTCGatccgaaaaatcgaaaaattcttcGGTATACagaacggggtcgattatatgacctgtttgtatgtacgtgggtaactttgtaacttggtctgtagcgctgtcccacattgaAAGAAATTTAATCCCTtccctgaaatttggaacacatctttatctttgtagtcattatgaaactgcgtatttcataatcTTGAAAATCCGGCCGCTatgaaatggcggatttcatattttctctaaaccccatcaatatgggtgccaaacgaaagggcttaactagtagaacacagttatttatgaaaaattcaaatccaaaataacCGCCAGCAAAAAAtggcaccatatatatttttttccatatgggtatcaaatgaaaacgcttgattagtagaatacaattattgatgaaaaatgtaaatccaagatggcagtcgctacaaaatggtggaatacatattttcttagaactccatcaatatgggtaccaaACGAGAGGGAGTGACTAGTTAAACAgagttatttacgaaaaattcaaatccaaaatgggccaCGCCAGATTTCCATTACCTACCGTTAGTTGTTTCGTtacatgtcccacgattttatttaagtctcatcaatgtcctagattaatgaagaaaggggtgtaataattactaactgctacttgcctaactattttctagcttttagtacatctgtattgttattatgtttaattataatgaaaccgttgaacttaaaaagtgttttttgattattttatttttaagtttttagtactgtatcattagtatatttctctacaataaaaccattcatcaatttctttaaaattttggatttgcatttttcatgaataactgtgttctactagtcaagctctttcatttgatacccatattgatgaagttttgaaaaaaaatatggcgtcatCTTGTAGTggctgccattttggatttgcatgtttcatgaataactgtctaCTGTTCAATACCCATATTGCtctggggtttagagaaaatatgtaatccgccattttgtagcggccaccatcttggatttacatttttcatcgataaCTCTGTTCTGTTAGTCaaaccctttcgtttgatacccatattgatggggttttgagagaatatgtaatccgcctttttgtagcggccgccattctGGATTTACATGTTTCATAAATTTCTGTATtccactaatcaagccctttcatttgatactcatattgataggattttgaaaatatatataaatgacGCCATCTTGTAGTAGTCATCTTGTAaacatacaataaataattgaattaataaaaaacttttgtaccaaACCCCTTTCtatttagtcccgctacttatgacgcacccgtgaataagttctacaataatttataaataatttctctcaaaaaattgcaaacaaaaaaacaggtgtccggattcaaaagcaaaagtgtccggatttcaaagtACGAtggaagaaatttcaaattttgaacaaatataacatgattttgtggagttctgtgattcataacatagatgaaggccttctaattTCATAGGAACGCTTATTTTCAGTGCTATGatatatcaatattttttagtagttgaatttatattcgtaagcgcttaagcgtccggatttcgatgcattactataTCTGCCTGTACGCCACCAACGGCCGGACcgacaattcttggattttgcatgATGATTACGCGCCATCGCACCGAGCCCGAATTGTACTGaccaaaattgtaaatatttgaacaaacatcgagtaaataccatcgagCAAGCACCGTGTTAACCTGATAtgatatgcgatttttttttgtttcccaaGTTGAGGTTGCCACTTCATCGAAAGTGACTTTAGTCGATCGAGGATATCAAAGAAACTGTGACGAGGGAACTAAATACCATCCCTTCGTCGGTctaccagggatgcatggaggactgggtgaagcgttggcacatgtgtgttgcttcagatttttttttatttgaaacaatggtcaaaaggTATAACTCAAAATGTGTTTAATAGTTACGTTGAGAAACATTTgcagacatgtgggttaatacaaaacgaagcgatattaaaaaatattttttatcttaatacaattTTTAACTATTATTCGTgttgcacaatcaaaacacgaacagttttcgaaaaagaatttaaatctcaacaacacaaatacacattgattgcttcgacaactcgcaagcagatcggtcgaacctatatttgatccgatacaggtgttttttttacatccgtttctagtgtgtattttttcatctggtgcgctgcgagcgagtaaagctcatgaaaagtggtgcgctatcgagacaatccggcagcaagtcacatcaacacacacgctacacagcagcggggcaagtagaagtttatttttctcttACCTCTTCTTtcattctgtatagcttctgtgctcgatttataccattgtttatcattgtgtttatcatatcggcaagcgttggcattaggggtgttcatttcttacatcaccgttgaacttttattggaacttcaaattacacataataacaaaaattgaaataaataaaattttcaacaataactaatatagaaatataatttcttttactaatttatattttccaaattattatattc from Toxorhynchites rutilus septentrionalis strain SRP chromosome 3, ASM2978413v1, whole genome shotgun sequence encodes:
- the LOC129775866 gene encoding uncharacterized protein LOC129775866 isoform X9, with the translated sequence MITTTTLEEPPENELQKSHETGTNLSEHQLRVQASLQRLNIPDWYKQYCGKDGPHTAVLQNNTNINISNSGVAPGAGGGVLRKRNSDVGRWTGLSSKTTSLSSLGSHRSDRSPVMLSPSAHSHHGGQTGFSRWSTSHLNSNQTSPSVSTRGSFTRGGLNASVVSGYSTASTTAGSMAGGNSAIRNSFRQPYLGWRSQEKLSQPRTPAERLASSLLSQQKAKEQQHHQNQQKAEPVVTPEIQSSIKEVTSAIVHYVNDQTNRHSRSRSTSPSQRCWLESSFVGTRPLDSPQTPMMIDNSSSSSTTVVLAGQQQHPAAHQTSNMMAGDHYRQNAGRMNGVVTPSVPTFSLPPEQQSPGTATLEDVLVSLLGLPTESHRSSVDLANSSCLTPTASSNHTLQIEPAQIRRRSEGDAGRRRNDSGGSGAISSSAASSGKENHSRRVSLDSCDTTHKSHGEPLKCRYPKCDATATIAEAKKSYKSCHNCSHLYCSRECRRAHWEKHRKACLHSRISALCRLVLSTCKDDADTLRHLSRLARRGYLSQGRGVVRILFRSPENADSFIKQGFQCLGEVSYVRWPDLLPSEMGPELYSELLKLSTEYKPDSKMLTYVAICVVSEAPGNATAPVKWERQLVSRCAKLKLCKSVINEISNSPIERQFPKKENATDVLILSFNILSKTTQKSREAVSQNIQNILRQRGVVLRKHYPEVFQRLCTFVEGSTDRYLPVTVHPRDSVTGRPFVCIIMPNYGDSDKVQFPISENCDDERVMTIDVGADVVDIRVEPAVDTDVNQ
- the LOC129775866 gene encoding uncharacterized protein LOC129775866 isoform X10; amino-acid sequence: MPPENELQKSHETGTNLSEHQLRVQASLQRLNIPDWYKQYCGKDGPHTAVLQNNTNINISNSGVAPGAGGGVLRKRNSDVGRWTGLSSKTTSLSSLGSHRSDRSPVMLSPSAHSHHGGQTGFSRWSTSHLNSNQTSPSVSTRGSFTRGGLNASVVSGYSTASTTAGSMAGGNSAIRNSFRQPYLGWRSQEKLSQPRTPAERLASSLLSQQKAKEQQHHQNQQKAEPVVTPEIQSSIKEVTSAIVHYVNDQTNRHSRSRSTSPSQRCWLESSFVGTRPLDSPQTPMMIDNSSSSSTTVVLAGQQQHPAAHQTSNMMAGDHYRQNAGRMNGVVTPSVPTFSLPPEQQSPGTATLEDVLVSLLGLPTESHRSSVDLANSSCLTPTASSNHTLQIEPAQIRRRSEGDAGRRRNDSGGSGAISSSAASSGKENHSRRVSLDSCDTTHKSHGEPLKCRYPKCDATATIAEAKKSYKSCHNCSHLYCSRECRRAHWEKHRKACLHSRISALCRLVLSTCKDDADTLRHLSRLARRGYLSQGRGVVRILFRSPENADSFIKQGFQCLGEVSYVRWPDLLPSEMGPELYSELLKLSTEYKPDSKMLTYVAICVVSEAPGNATAPVKWERQLVSRCAKLKLCKSVINEISNSPIERQFPKKENATDVLILSFNILSKTTQKSREAVSQNIQNILRQRGVVLRKHYPEVFQRLCTFVEGSTDRYLPVTVHPRDSVTGRPFVCIIMPNYGDSDKVQFPISENCDDERVMTIDVGADVVDIRVEPAVDTDVNQ